One segment of Carya illinoinensis cultivar Pawnee chromosome 13, C.illinoinensisPawnee_v1, whole genome shotgun sequence DNA contains the following:
- the LOC122291685 gene encoding GTPase LSG1-2, which yields MVKNEKIRLGRALVKQHNQMMQQSKEKGQIYRNQQKKILESVTEVTDIDAIIEQAEEADRLFSLDHPIPNLLINLDSSTSTSNMTPEERRDQQKREEMLHASSLQVPRRPPWNAGMSGEELDVNERQAFLVWRRNLARLEENEKLVLTPFEKNLDIWRQLWRVVERSDLLVMVVDARDPLFYRCLDLEAYAREIDEHKRTLLLVNKADLLPFSVRQKWAEYFRLNGILSVFWSAKAASATLEGKDFSDSRKMQDTQQMDNPDTKIYGRDELLARLQCEAEEIAKMRRKPHSNSTGSSNIQSQSPRRDVAGSSASKSVIVGFVGYPNVGKSSTINALVGQKRTGVTSTPGKTKHFQTLIISDELTLCDCPGLVFPSFSSSRYEMIASGVLPIDRMTEHRESIQIVANRVPRHVIEDVYKIKLPKPKPYEPQSRHPLASELLRAYCASRGYVASSGLPDETRAARQILKDYIDGKLPHYEMPPGISNEEGELEDTVEPHLSENDNSDSSDIENPQEVQGEDAPSFEHVLDDLNSFDIANGLSSKKVTFKKPKASHKQHKKPQRKKDRSWRVENDDGDGMPVVRVFQKPVNAGPVKAGREDGD from the exons ATggtaaaaaatgagaaaatcagGTTGGGCAGGGCTCTAGTGAAGCAGCACAACCAGATGATGCAGCAGTCGAAGGAGAAGGGCCAAATCTACAGGAACCAGCAAAAGAAGATTCTTGAATCGGTCACCGAGGTCACAGACATCGACGCCATCATAGAGCAGGCCGAGGAGGCCGACCGTCTCTTCTCCCTCGACCACCCCATCCCCAACCTCCTTATCAATTT GGATTCAAGCACTAGCACTAGCAACATGACACCAGAGGAAAGGAGAGATCAACAGAAGAGAGAGGAGATGCTACATGCCAGTAGTCTCCAAGTGCCACGTAG GCCACCATGGAATGCTGGAATGTCTGGAGAAGAACTTGATGTAAATGAAAGACAAGCTTTCTTAGTATGGCGCCGAAACCTTGCAAG ACTTGAGGAGAATGAGAAGCTTGTTCTTACCCCTTTTGAGAAGAACCTGGATATCTGGAGACAGCTCTGGCGAGTCGTGGAACGTAGTGATCTG cttGTAATGGTTGTTGATGCCCGAGACCCACTGTTCTACCGCTGCCTTGATCTTGAG GCATATGCACGAGAGATTGATGAGCACAAACGGACATTGCTTCTTGTTAACAAGGCTGATCTTTTACCATTTTCTGTCAG GCAGAAATGGGCAGAATATTTTCGCCTCAATGGGATTCTCTCTGTGTTCTGGTCAGCTAAAGCTGCTTCTGCTACTCTTGAAGGGAAAGATTTTAGTGATTCTCGGAAGATGCAAGACACCCAGCAGATGGATAACCCTGATACAAAaatatatggaagagatgagctTTTGGCCCGCTTACAGTGTGAGGCAGAAGAGATCGCCAAGATGAGGAGGAAACCACACTCCAATAGTACAGGGTCATCTAACATTCAGTCTCAGTCTCCTCGTAGAGATGTTGCTGGAAGTTCTGCATCGAAGAGTGTAATTGTGGGATTTGTTGGCTATCCTAATGTGGGGAAGAGCTCAACAATTAATGCTCTGGTTGGCCAGAAGCGCACAGGTGTCACTTCTACTCCAGGGAAGACTAAACATTTTCAAACTCTCATTATTTCTGATGAGCTAACCCTATGTGACTGCCCCGGATTAGTATTTCcatccttctcaagctcaagatATGAGATGATTGCATCTGGAGTATTGCCTATTGATCGGATGACTGAGCACAGGGAGTCTATACAGATAGTGGCCAATCGAGTTCCTAGACATGTCATTGAGGATGTCTACAAGATTAAGCTGCCAAAACCAAAGCCATATGAGCCACAGTCCCGGCACCCTCTGGCATCTGAACTGTTGAGAGCTTATTGTGCCTCTCGTGGGTATGTTGCTTCTAGTGGACTGCCTGATGAAACTAGAGCTGCCCGCCAGATTTTGAAGGATTACATTGACGGGAAGTTGCCCCACTATGAAATGCCCCCTGGAATATCCAATGAGGAAGGTGAATTGGAAGATACAGTAGAACCACACTTGTCTGAAAATGATAATTCAGATTCATCTGATATTGAAAACCCTCAAGAAGTTCAAGGTGAAGATGCACCTAGTTTCGAGCATGTGCTTGATGATCTCAATTCGTTCGATATAGCTAATGGTCTTTCTTCTAAAAAGGTCACGTTTAAGAAGCCCAAGGCATCTCATAAACAACACAAGAAACCCCAGAGGAAAAAGGATCGATCGTGGAGGGTTGAAAATGATGATGGTGATGGAATGCCAGTAGTAAGAGTCTTTCAGAAGCCAGTGAATGCAGGTCCTGTAAAGGCGGGGCGTGAGGATGGTGATTGA
- the LOC122291054 gene encoding uncharacterized protein LOC122291054, whose amino-acid sequence MGHQSYERPTKKAEIHLMEEEFEEVERAPIFDEDEREHEEEYYEGDCDAERIALEELPKGLPPQRDVQHRIDLVPVAVLHNLPHYKMPPNMLNYKASSYRRFICNFNTIIAPMMEVVKKEFHWTEEATRSFELLKSKLVEALDLILHNFSKPFQVECDASNVSITAVLMQEKRAMVYFSEKLNDTKRKYSTYDKEL is encoded by the exons ATGGGGCACCAATCATATGAGCGTCCTACCAAGAAGGCTGAAATTCATCTTATGgaagaagaatttgaagaagtggaGAGAGCACCAATCTTTGATGAAGATGAAAGGGAACATGAAGAGGAGTACTATGAAGGTGACTGTGATGCTGAGA GAATTGCTCTAGAGGAATTGCCAAAGGGTCTACCTCCACAAAGGGATGTTCAACATCGAATTGACCTTGTTCCAGTTGCTGTACTCCATAACTTGCCTCATTATAAGATGCCTCCTAACATGCTGAATTACAAAG CCTCTTCGTACAGAAGGTTCATTTGCAACTTTAACACCATCATTGCTCCAATGatggaagtggtgaagaagGAGTTCCATTGGACAGAAGAGGCTACAAGAAGTTTTGAGTTACTCAAGTCCAAGCTAGTTGAGGCTTTGGATTTAATCCTCCATAACTTTTCCAAGCCTTTTCAAGTGGAATGTGATGCTTCAAATGTTAGCATTACAGCTGTGCTAATGCAAGAGAAGAGGGCAATGGTGTATTTTAGTGAGAAACTCAATGATACAAAGCGAAAGTATTCAACTTATGACAAGGAGTTGTAA